A portion of the Stella humosa genome contains these proteins:
- a CDS encoding class I SAM-dependent methyltransferase produces MSTITPAAPAAPAFDAARYKETTRAQWQDAARAWNEWSPLLRDWLGPATETMLDMARIGPGCRVLDVAAGAGDQTLQAARRVGPAGHVLATDIAPAILEFAWANARAAGLANVTTQAMDGEAIDVAAESFDAVISRVGLIYFPDQQKALAGMRRALKPGGHVAAIVYGPAERNGFFAIPVGIIRRRAGLPPPAPGQPGPFSLGGPGVLEAAFHKAGFRDVETRSLPAPVRTPNAAECVRFEKESFGALHQMMAGLDAAGREAAWQEIEEALGAFEGSDGFAGPCEMIVGIGVK; encoded by the coding sequence ATGAGCACCATCACCCCGGCGGCGCCTGCCGCCCCGGCATTCGACGCCGCCCGCTACAAGGAGACGACGCGCGCGCAATGGCAGGACGCTGCCCGCGCATGGAACGAGTGGAGCCCGCTCCTGCGCGACTGGCTCGGCCCGGCGACCGAGACCATGCTTGACATGGCCCGCATCGGCCCGGGCTGCCGCGTGCTGGACGTGGCCGCGGGCGCCGGCGACCAGACGCTGCAGGCCGCCCGCCGGGTCGGGCCTGCGGGGCATGTGCTGGCGACCGACATCGCACCCGCCATCCTGGAGTTCGCGTGGGCGAACGCCCGGGCCGCGGGGCTTGCCAACGTCACCACGCAGGCAATGGACGGCGAGGCGATCGACGTCGCGGCCGAAAGCTTCGACGCGGTCATTTCCCGCGTCGGGCTCATCTACTTCCCCGACCAGCAGAAGGCTTTGGCCGGAATGCGTCGCGCACTGAAGCCGGGCGGGCACGTGGCCGCTATCGTCTACGGCCCGGCGGAGCGCAATGGCTTCTTCGCGATCCCCGTCGGCATCATCCGCCGGCGTGCCGGCCTGCCGCCGCCTGCCCCGGGTCAGCCCGGTCCCTTCAGCCTGGGCGGGCCCGGCGTGCTGGAGGCGGCCTTCCACAAGGCGGGCTTCCGCGACGTCGAGACCCGCAGCCTGCCTGCGCCGGTGCGCACGCCCAACGCCGCCGAATGCGTCCGCTTCGAGAAGGAATCATTTGGCGCACTGCACCAGATGATGGCCGGCCTCGATGCGGCGGGGCGCGAGGCGGCGTGGCAGGAGATCGAGGAGGCGCTCGGCGCATTCGAAGGCAGCGACGGCTTTGCCGGCCCGTGCGAAATGATCGTCGGCATCGGCGTGAAGTGA
- a CDS encoding ATP-binding protein encodes MADPAPPLIRLIGELRLAGSDGLALRLPPSRKTRALLGYLVATGRPHRRERLCDLLWDGPDDPRAELRWSLSKLRPLIEGRAGLRLDADRERIGVDAESAVVDLGRARGLVPVTAAAAPTAALRQAATLLCGELLDGLDLPLCYRFQEWLMAERAAVARLRHAVLSALVARLEGSPDEALVHARALAAADPLSEAGHARVVLLLARAGRGREALVHYEHARRLLAQELGVAPEAELKAARQTLRAVASPPAVPPPAVDVPVAAVPPRSPRAPIVGREEERAAIEHLAASRSAASVLLLTGEPGIGKSRLLAYLADCVEAAGGRALAARAYEAEATRPYGVWIDLLRVALRVAPQDDLPPELSLLLPEAAAPPPDATDRARMFDAVDGLLRRLAAERPLALILDDIQWLDEASSALLHYVARSARDKPGAILACGARIGEIDDNAAASRVLRSLRTDGRLTVLELGPLDGTATVALVRNISAAADAQGIFARSGGNPLFAIALARTHADGSSESGSTLDALVADQMAALGDAGREVLIWAAVLGGSFTPDDIDRVTGLGAATLLSALGELERRGLLRPTDESAHDFVHDLVREAVYRSLSLPRRRLAHRRAARTLAEGGDVAAADLARHAALAEDHPLAARAAILAGDRALRLFANTEAKGFAERGLRHAGRLPDERERVAACIALLRICVLAAAGPGMRPLPRIADAVSAATAAAERLGLTADAATGHYLLSILHQEAGAASDAADATLRAAAIGRTGDTATRAHQLANTARCLLELETQVDRARSLLAEVDEIAREGGLELCELHWGQGLLARWDGDRDAAAGALHRALGLARGAEDRWREYKCLTWLAVLERERGNRQAMEARCVELAAVAARLGENEQPLVATLRALALLEAGDVAGPEVLAGSLAALRAIDDKSWLAYALNVAADMEMRAGRVAAGRAYAREALAVAEAMQRHSEMVIARSLLGLGAAVRPESGRVGAQARTAVDSSNAGSNGRRSPCADVTPEEAIPCPASSSNAASRHRSHKKT; translated from the coding sequence ATGGCCGACCCTGCTCCGCCCCTGATCCGTCTCATCGGCGAACTTCGGCTCGCCGGATCGGATGGGCTTGCCCTGCGGCTGCCACCCTCACGCAAGACGCGCGCGCTGCTGGGCTACTTGGTGGCGACCGGCCGGCCCCACCGGCGCGAGCGGCTCTGCGACCTGCTGTGGGATGGCCCCGACGATCCGCGGGCAGAGCTCCGATGGAGCCTCAGCAAGCTCCGCCCGTTGATCGAAGGGCGTGCCGGCTTGCGTCTGGATGCCGACCGCGAGCGGATCGGTGTCGATGCGGAGAGCGCCGTCGTGGATCTCGGACGCGCTCGCGGGCTGGTGCCAGTGACCGCGGCGGCCGCGCCGACGGCCGCGTTGCGCCAGGCGGCGACGCTGTTGTGTGGCGAACTGCTGGATGGGCTGGACCTGCCACTCTGCTACCGCTTCCAGGAGTGGCTGATGGCCGAACGCGCGGCGGTGGCGCGGCTGCGGCACGCGGTCCTGTCGGCCCTGGTCGCACGGCTGGAAGGCTCGCCCGATGAGGCCCTCGTCCACGCCCGCGCGCTCGCCGCGGCGGACCCGCTCTCCGAGGCGGGGCACGCGCGCGTGGTCCTGCTGCTGGCGCGGGCGGGCCGTGGGCGCGAAGCGCTCGTCCACTATGAGCATGCGCGGCGCCTCCTGGCGCAGGAGCTGGGCGTCGCCCCCGAAGCCGAACTGAAGGCCGCACGGCAGACGCTGCGGGCTGTGGCATCGCCGCCCGCCGTGCCACCGCCGGCCGTCGATGTCCCGGTCGCTGCGGTGCCCCCGCGATCGCCCCGCGCGCCGATTGTCGGCCGCGAGGAGGAGCGCGCCGCGATTGAGCATCTGGCGGCAAGCCGGAGCGCAGCGTCCGTCCTTCTTCTCACAGGCGAGCCGGGGATCGGCAAGAGCCGCTTGCTGGCCTATCTGGCGGATTGCGTCGAAGCGGCAGGTGGCCGTGCGCTCGCCGCGCGAGCCTACGAGGCGGAGGCGACACGTCCCTACGGCGTCTGGATCGACCTGCTTCGCGTGGCACTCCGTGTTGCGCCTCAGGACGACCTGCCGCCCGAGCTGAGTCTCCTGCTTCCTGAGGCGGCAGCGCCCCCGCCGGACGCCACCGACCGCGCCCGCATGTTCGATGCCGTCGATGGGCTGCTGCGCCGGCTCGCCGCAGAGCGGCCGCTGGCCCTGATCCTCGACGATATCCAGTGGCTCGACGAAGCCTCCTCGGCGCTCCTGCACTACGTCGCCCGCAGCGCCCGCGACAAGCCGGGGGCGATCCTTGCCTGCGGTGCACGCATCGGCGAGATCGATGACAATGCCGCGGCGTCCCGCGTTCTACGATCGCTGCGGACCGACGGCCGGCTGACAGTACTCGAGTTGGGGCCGCTCGACGGGACGGCGACGGTGGCGCTCGTGCGGAACATTTCAGCGGCGGCCGATGCGCAGGGCATATTTGCCCGCAGCGGGGGCAATCCGCTCTTCGCAATCGCACTGGCGCGGACCCATGCCGACGGCAGCAGCGAGAGCGGCAGCACGCTCGACGCGCTGGTGGCAGACCAGATGGCCGCATTGGGCGATGCGGGACGTGAAGTGCTCATCTGGGCCGCCGTCCTGGGCGGCTCGTTCACGCCGGACGATATCGACCGCGTGACCGGCCTCGGCGCGGCGACACTGCTGTCGGCACTCGGCGAACTGGAGCGGCGCGGGCTGCTGCGGCCAACGGACGAATCTGCGCATGATTTCGTCCATGACCTCGTCCGCGAAGCGGTCTACCGCTCGCTTTCGCTGCCGCGGCGCAGGCTCGCCCATCGGCGCGCGGCACGCACCCTGGCCGAGGGTGGCGACGTGGCAGCGGCGGACCTGGCGCGGCACGCCGCCCTCGCGGAGGACCATCCGCTCGCGGCGCGCGCAGCGATCCTCGCCGGCGACCGCGCGCTGCGCCTTTTCGCAAACACCGAGGCCAAGGGCTTCGCGGAGCGGGGGCTACGCCACGCCGGGCGGCTGCCCGACGAGCGGGAACGCGTCGCGGCGTGCATCGCGCTTCTGCGAATATGTGTCCTGGCCGCCGCTGGCCCCGGCATGCGGCCGTTGCCGCGTATCGCCGATGCCGTTTCGGCGGCGACTGCGGCAGCCGAGCGCCTCGGCCTGACCGCCGATGCCGCGACGGGCCACTATCTGCTCTCGATACTGCACCAGGAAGCGGGCGCGGCCAGCGACGCTGCGGATGCCACCCTGCGCGCGGCCGCAATCGGTCGCACTGGGGATACGGCGACGCGCGCGCATCAACTTGCCAACACGGCTCGCTGCCTGCTGGAGTTGGAAACGCAGGTGGACCGCGCACGCAGTCTGCTGGCGGAAGTCGACGAGATTGCGCGCGAAGGCGGCCTCGAGCTTTGCGAACTGCATTGGGGCCAGGGCCTGCTGGCGCGCTGGGACGGGGACCGCGATGCTGCCGCGGGCGCCCTCCACCGGGCCTTGGGGCTGGCACGCGGGGCGGAGGATCGATGGCGCGAGTACAAATGCCTCACCTGGCTTGCGGTATTGGAGCGCGAGCGCGGCAATCGCCAGGCGATGGAGGCGCGCTGTGTGGAGCTGGCGGCGGTCGCCGCCCGACTGGGAGAGAACGAGCAGCCGCTCGTCGCAACGCTGCGAGCCCTGGCGTTGCTCGAAGCGGGTGACGTGGCCGGCCCGGAAGTCCTGGCCGGCTCGCTGGCTGCGCTGCGCGCGATCGATGACAAATCGTGGCTCGCCTACGCCCTCAATGTGGCCGCCGACATGGAGATGCGCGCTGGACGGGTTGCCGCAGGTCGCGCCTACGCCAGGGAGGCCCTCGCGGTCGCCGAGGCCATGCAGCGGCACAGCGAGATGGTGATCGCTCGGTCACTTCTCGGCCTCGGCGCTGCGGTTCGGCCAGAATCCGGCAGGGTCGGCGCGCAGGCTCGCACCGCCGTTGATAGTTCCAACGCCGGCTCCAACGGCCGGCGCTCACCCTGCGCAGATGTAACACCGGAGGAGGCAATCCCGTGCCCCGCATCATCGTCGAACGCAGCTTCGAGACACCGCTCGCACAAGAAGACCTGA
- a CDS encoding nickel-binding protein, protein MEARMAPCLELYNVRWVRSFWSADRKRMVCEYDAPDIASVRNVQHEAQARFDHAWAAEVLGEP, encoded by the coding sequence GTGGAGGCCCGCATGGCCCCCTGCCTGGAGCTCTACAACGTGCGCTGGGTCAGGAGTTTCTGGTCGGCCGACCGCAAGCGGATGGTATGCGAGTACGATGCGCCCGACATCGCCAGTGTGCGCAACGTCCAGCACGAGGCCCAGGCGCGCTTCGATCATGCCTGGGCGGCCGAGGTGCTGGGAGAGCCCTGA